The stretch of DNA GATGCCAGGTGTCGTCATGGTTGATAGTTACCTCTAGTTCATGTTGTTAGAGTCATACAACGTCATGATTACATCctatataatttttcaattttagttctaacctcctatataaaatttcaattttagttctaACCTTAAAGTGTTTTCAAGTGTTCAAATATACATGATATCTATTAACCACAATTTGTGTTCAAATTTATACATGAAAATCATGGTTAATATGATGTTCAAAATCGTAGTTAATTGTGTTTATTTGATGGTTAATGTGTTGCGAAACCTTGTTATATCTATTAATTATCCACTGAACATAATTAATCATGTATTTGAACTACGTTAACCATCTAAATTGTGATTGAATTTTGTTGTCACATTTTGGGAAGAAGACTGAAGATTAAATAGCTGTTGCTTATTTTTCTGTTATATGCTATGACAGTTTTCTGTTATGTTAGTTGTATCAGTTTTTTTCTATTTGGCAAGTTGGTTAGTAGTTAACCTTCATTTTGCCTCTTGTATTCATTTGTTTATATACACATCTCTTCACCAATAATATTCAGaagtttattttaatctttctcTATACTTTGTTAAATAGTTATCATTCTTTGAGCATGTTGTCATGCATTCAATGGTCATTCTGTCATCAATTGCACATGGCTGTCGCGGTTCAACAAATTAAAAGTAAACTATTGGCTAATTAGTTCATCAAACTAAAAGCCATATTGGATTAAGAAATGTCCTTAAATCCAAAATACAATTTAGCTTATATCTCAAATTCGAAGGTCTATTCAAAATTCAATTGAATGTACAACTCTGTTTGGTCCAATGAGTTTATCAAATTAAAAGGCATAACGGATCTGTGGGGAAATGTTGTCATGGTTCATCAATAAAAggtagatattttttttctgtaaattCATGCTTCATGACTTTGTTTTCTAATATCCTAATTGTGTGATGGGATATTATGAAATGAGCAGAGATAGAGTTGAGATATTTTCTGAAGTATCCCCAATTTATTATATTCTTAAAAACACTATTACAGAACTTGCCAATCCAAATAGTAAAAGAAATGACTCAAAAAGTTTCATAATGACAATTTACCAAATATACAAACATACATTATTGAAGAGGTATCGTAATTTAGAGAATCTAAAGCCTCATGCtaacattatttttttccaaCCTTTTGAACACTCATGACCACAACTCTTATAGACTCTAAGCTTTCTTCTCTTCTTGTCTACCTTCAAGCTGCATATCCCTTTCTGCTCTGGCCTCATCATCTATACTTTATCCTGTAAAGCAAACATTACTCTCAAAATCAGCTTTTTTTACTGATATACCCTAAAACATGTACTTACTTTGTCCTGAAACAATATCATTAAATGAGAGTTCACACAATTTATaatgttgaaattttttaaaaatgatacttAAAAGAAAGGGTTGAAGTTACAAAGAAGGTACAGTGTTTACTTGAAGCTTTGGACTAACAAACATTACTAGCAAGTTAGCAACAACTAATGGAAATAGACAATCAGTTACTTATCACCCTACTCAGCAAACTTTGTAAAGATCATTAAACTAGGTGATGCCAGGGGTCATCATGGTCGACGGTCACCTCTAATTcagtgatttttaaaataacaatatcatgatcacatcacataaattttcaatttcagatcTGACCTCAATTTTTTCAACCAGAATAAAGTTTAGGATGTGCAACCAACATCTGTTTGacacaataataatatacaaaaagaaggaaaactTAATAACATGTGAGGACACAAGTCAATAACAGTGTGCTCATAAACCATTTGAACAAAACAACAGATGTTTTGGGGTGAGAATTAAAACTCAAAGGAATGGTAATTTATCCCAAACTTAGAAAAGGGAGTGATAAAATAACATGTTTACCTTCAATGTCAGAGAATTCATTTTGCTCCCCAATAGAAATGCGCTTGATGTGAGCAATCATGGGCCAATACTCACCAAATTGAGGCCTACATTTTCGGCACAGTTCAGGACAACCATGTATTCGCAAATCTTCAAGTGCAGTGAGTCTTTGAATGTCATTTGGAAGAGTTAACAGTTGAGGACAGTGACGAATGTCGAGCATCTTAAGATGAGTCATTGCTGTGAGATATTCAGGAAGCATCTCAAGGTTTGTAAGCTTTCTAATTACCAAGGTCTCTAAAGTGTTTGCGGCGCCTACAATCCATCTTGGCAATGTCAGAAGCCCTGGAAATTTCTCAAGATAAAGATGTTTCATCTTCAATATTCTAATTGGGTTTTCGTTGTTCAACGACAAATTTAACATAGTACAATCTCCAAGGTACAAAGTCTGTAATTTAGGAAAACTATAAAGAGGTAATGACTCCAAGCTTCCACATGATTGAACCATCAATGTTTCCAGGAAGTTAAGTCTTTGTGAGCCATTGAACAAAATCTTCAAATTgtcacaataataaaaatccaaagtttgAAGATGGTTGAAGCTTGCAAGTTCATCTTGTGACAGAACAGATTGTTTTGTAGTTATAGACAATTCTCGAAGGCTGATCAGCTTCCGTAATCCTTTAGGTAATTTTTCAAACTTCATGCATCCAGTGAGTATCAAGACTTGCAAATTTTGTAGCTTGCAAATAGAATGGGGAAgtcttttgattttgtagttaCTAGTTAGATTGAGAACGCACAAGTGCTCCAATTTAGCAATTGAAACGGGTAGAGTATCCATCGTAGAATCACTTAAATCTAAAATCCGTAAGTATTTGTATCTTGATATCCATGTGTCCAAAAGAGAATAACTGTCAAGACCCACTCCATCAATGGGAAACAATATAGTTCTTATTCGTTTTGATTTGAGGAACAAAGTACGGGCAAGTGAATCATTTTCAACAATTGAAAAATGCCTTGCTTGTTCGGGTATATTTCGAGTATGGGACTGTACTAGTACACACTCCTCCTTCGCAACATACAATGCAAGATCGTGCACCAAATCATGTACTTTGAAGTTGAAAATGTAGCCATTGTCAACAAAATCTAGGAGAAATGATCTTGAATGTAATTCCTCTATATATTCTCTTGCTATATTCTCTAGATTTCCATTTCCATTTCGGGATTGAACTAATCCAAGGGATACCCAAAGGCTAGCAATATCATAATTACGGAAGAAGAAATCTTTGGGATACAAGGAAAAATAAGCAAAGCAGTGCCTCAAATAGGATGGCATTTCATCAAAGCTTAGTTTTAATGCAGGTAAAATATCATCTTGCTTCTGTTCTAAATTCCATATTTCAGAATCTCTTACAAATTCCCACTTAGTTaactcaaattttgaaaatagagaaCTTCCTAATGTTTTCACTGCTAGTGGAACTCCTTGACATTTTTTCACAATTTCTTTTCCAATCTCCACGAGATTTGGAAACTTTTCTTCTTCACCTTCCTTAAATGCCGATTTGACAAATAGAGATAAACAATTCTCTATAGAAAGGCCATGTAAAACATACGAAGGAACAGTGCCCATCATTGAAGAAATTGATTTGCTACGTGTTGTCACTATCATTTTGCTTCCTGCTGTGCCAACTTTTATCAAATCTTTCAACTCAGTCCATTTTGCACGATCATCATTCCATATGTCATCTAACACAAGTAAAAACTTTTGTCCAGAAAGTTTAGATCTCAAAAGACTTACAAGCTGTACAATATCTATATTGTTAATGTTTTCTTGGTGAGAAGTAACACTTGAAGCTGAAGCAAACGGGGAAGTAGAAGCTGAGTTgatgattttaataattatctGCCTAATATCAAAGTCGTTGGAGACACACACCCACATCTTCAATTGGAAAAGTTGATCCACCCTTTTATCATTGAACACCAACTTTGCAAGTGTGGTTTTCCCCAAGCCACCAATTCCCACTATGGGAATAACACACAGACTTTTGTCACCATCACCATCACCGCGAGGATGTGGTTGCATCAAAAGCTTGATAATTTCTTTCCTGTCACTCTCTCTTCCTATTACACTTGATGCATCAACATCAGGATAAGTCATTTCTCTCCTTTGGACAACAAGTCTAGATTCTACATTGATGGTTGCAAGTCCAAACCTCGTCCCATCAGCAGATACCTTATCCAATCTACTCCTAATATCTTTGATTTGATGCGCTATCTTAATACGGAAAGCAAGTGGATTAGAGGTAGAAAAGAAGTGGCATACCTTCATGCTGGTGCTGCCAGAGTCCTTGATAACTTGCTTTCACTTGTCCTGCAAGTCAAATCCCTCCAAAACATCTTCAGCATCAGAGAAAATGTTTTGAATCTGCCTCAGCCATTCACGCAACGCATGCTGTTGGTTCTTCTTCTCCTCTGCATCCAACAGAAGACATCTGACAATTGTTAGAGTGTCTTTGATCCCTTGCAGATCTTCATACACACCATAGGCTCGAGAAACCTCTTGATAAGCATAAGAAGTAAGCTTCCTTAGCAGCGATTCGGCAatatcaaaaacaaataattcatCAATGTTAGTAANNNNNNNNNNNNNNNNNNNNNNNNNNNNNNNNNNNNNNNNNNNNNNNNNNNNNNNNNNNNNNNNNNNNNNNNNNNNNNNNNNNNNNNNNNNNNNNNNNNNNNNNNNNNNNNNNNNNNNNNNNNNNNNNNNNNNNNNNNNNNNNNNNNNNNNNNNNNNNNNNNNNNNNNNNNNNNNNNNNNNNNNNNNNGCAGGAATGGAGTTGCGATACCGATAATTGTTCCTATATATCCATAATTGTTCATACAACAAAGTCAATCAATTGACTTGTTCAATCTACCAACTTATTTTATTGATGGCAGAGTGACATGccaaaatgaatgaaataatccgaataattaaattaatgaaacTTGTTATGGATGGAGTCCtacttgaaaatatataattgaaagaGAACAAATTGTTGGATGAACTAAATAAGCGGTTAACCTTAAAAGAATAACAAGATGGTGTAATCAAAGAAGTAGTCAGCAGCTCAACAAGTAAACAAGTgaacaacaaatatttttaatttaacttaatgttaaaatcaaaatccaaaattatataaaatgaagttGGTAAAGGCTTACTCAAATTAAGGGAGACAGTTTTTTGTTATCAACAAGGGGGAGATTCaaataattgaaagaaaaattaaaattgtcacTTACAAATGAAATAGCTGATATAATCATGTAACAAGTGAAATTGCATTTGCATGAGTCATAACTGTAAGTTTACTCTTGTATTTTCTTCTCATCCTTAAAAGGACCTTTGTGCTTGGTCAAAATTATGACCTTATACATGCTTAAAGTTTTCTTTATGTTGTAGCATACGATGAATATGAATATTGATGAATAtgaatatgttttgaaagcaaTATTCCAGGTTCAGGTTACGTTATTTTATACCTGTTATGTCATGAATATCATTTGGCAGAATTTTCAACTCTATTATAAATTTACTTTGTAAAAGTGTAGCAAATAAGGTGAAGATTCGGAAGTTAATCGAGCTACAAAATATTTGCTATCAAGTTTTCTGACTTTATACATAAATGTCGGTATTCAGAACATCCAACAGTTTTTATAATATGATGTATGAGTAAGGAAAAATATGTTTAGcgttaacaaaataattattcagaACATAATATAAGTTTTCTTATAGTACAAGGAATATAGAACAAAACTAAATAATCATTTTGAAATCTTCCCTCAAGTAGTTAAGCTGAGATACCCAAAAGAGTTTGAAAAGGGGTTCAGGGTCTAACTTTAACATAACATAGTAATAACTAACATTtgactataaaaaatattctaatgAAAACAATTGCTTTCCATTTATATGCCCAATTTCAGAGAATCTAAAGCCTACTGCTGGCGTTCATCAGCCACTGGTCTGCTCACACTTGCTGATTGCACAACTCTTTTATTGCTAAGCTATCTTCTCTTCATGTGATCATTCAAGCTGCATATCTCTTTTCCACTTTAGCCACATCATTTACCTTGCCTAGTATATAAAGCAAATGTTACttctttttaaaagaaatgTTATCTTTTAACGGATATACTACCAAGCACATACTTACTGTTTTTATAGGAATTCACACAATTTTACAGTTAGAAAACGCTTTTGATATTTTCGACATAAATCAGGACAACCATCTATGCGCAAATCTTCAAGGGCAGTTCGGAAATGCATGTCACTTGGAAGGATAATCCTCTTGAGAAGAGGACAATCATAAATATAGAGCCTCTTAAGATGTGACGTAGGAAGCATCTTAAGATTTGGAAAGTTATCAATTATCAAGGTCTCTAAAGTGTCAGCTTCACCTTCAATCTATCTAGGCAATGTGAACAGCTCAATAAAACCCTCATAATGTAGATTTTTCATCCTCGATTTTGTAATGGTCTTTCAGTGCACGCCCACAAATTTAACTTCTCACCCGTCCTCCTAcaagataaaataaacaatGTTTCAAGGGATGGAAGCTTGTCCAACTTGAACAAAAACTTCAAATTTTGACAATTATCAAAACTCAAAGTGTGAAGATGGTTTAAGTTTGCAAAGCCATTCTTTGAAAGGACTGTATAAAAGTGTATCATATTCtaattatatcaataatttttcaCACTatcattttaagttttatatttctctttaattattcCTCTTTTGTTTGAATTCAACCTTGATTCTCAATATTGTATGAGAGCTAAAAAATTCTCCTTGAATAGAtgcttttaattattacttgagaA from Cicer arietinum cultivar CDC Frontier isolate Library 1 chromosome 3, Cicar.CDCFrontier_v2.0, whole genome shotgun sequence encodes:
- the LOC101498365 gene encoding disease resistance protein RGA2, with the translated sequence MKVCHFFSTSNPLAFRIKIAHQIKDIRSRLDKVSADGTRFGLATINVESRLVVQRREMTYPDVDASSVIGRESDRKEIIKLLMQPHPRGDGDGDKSLCVIPIVGIGGLGKTTLAKLVFNDKRVDQLFQLKMWVCVSNDFDIRQIIIKIINSASTSPFASASSVTSHQENINNIDIVQLVSLLRSKLSGQKFLLVLDDIWNDDRAKWTELKDLIKVGTAGSKMIVTTRSKSISSMMGTVPSYVLHGLSIENCLSLFVKSAFKEGEEEKFPNLVEIGKEIVKKCQGVPLAVKTLGSSLFSKFELTKWEFVRDSEIWNLEQKQDDILPALKLSFDEMPSYLRHCFAYFSLYPKDFFFRNYDIASLWVSLGLVQSRNGNGNLENIAREYIEELHSRSFLLDFVDNGYIFNFKVHDLVHDLALYVAKEECVLVQSHTRNIPEQARHFSIVENDSLARTLFLKSKRIRTILFPIDGVGLDSYSLLDTWISRYKYLRILDLSDSTMDTLPVSIAKLEHLCVLNLTSNYKIKRLPHSICKLQNLQVLILTGCMKFEKLPKGLRKLISLRELSITTKQSVLSQDELASFNHLQTLDFYYCDNLKILFNGSQRLNFLETLMVQSCGSLESLPLYSFPKLQTLYLGDCTMLNLSLNNENPIRILKMKHLYLEKFPGLLTLPRWIVGAANTLETLVIRKLTNLEMLPEYLTAMTHLKMLDIRHCPQLLTLPNDIQRLTALEDLRIHGCPELCRKCRPQFGEYWPMIAHIKRISIGEQNEFSDIEG